The nucleotide sequence TTTCTATGGCACAGCCTCAGTGGCGTTTAAAAACAACGAGACTGCCACAGAGGTTCTCAGAATGCATTCCTGTGCTGACGTCtgtctttttaatttcatttaccTCATGTTGTATTTCAGCCGGTGACCAtggtgatgatgaggaagagcaggtaGTAGGCTGGCAGGAGAAGCTGTTTAGTCAGGTATGAATTCCACCAGGTGTCATATTTTTAGTATGAAAATAACATAGGGTTGCCAGCTAATAGAACATGGAGAAAATGTCTCCCATTTAGGAAAATGTCTCCCATCCCAaatgatgtgtgctaactggaaaaattatTTAGGAACATATCTACTAATtaggatgcattagtgtgctcctaatgtgcttcttggaaaaaatgttagtgtagaGCCCTGAGAAAAGGTGTTATAAAATACTATGGAGCGAATACAAAGTCATTGATGTACCTGTACACAGTTTGAGGTGGATTTTTTCCGGATGGAGTCGGTGTGTCAGAGCCCACTGGACCGACAGTATCACGGTGAGGTCACAGCTCTGGAACGGGCCGGGGGGAGACGTAACCGCCGAATATTCACCTACACCGACTATGACCGCTTCACCAACCTGGACGAGGTGGGCTCTGAATCATTTATTTCCATGTAACCCTATCACCATGTCGATTCCACCTGgacaattaacattttattttgcattgtacaCTGTATTGTAAAGGATTGTGTCAGGGCATCTCAAGGTTGAAGACTCAAGATGAGAATGTGGTTGTCTTTTGTTTCCCAGTTGGGATTGTGGAAGTTGCCTTGTTTGGATTCTCATTTCTTTTATGTCCTGTACTCCATGCACACATGTATTTGTTAGATCATTCTCTTTTGGTGGCTAGACTTGGGGTCTAAAGAGGTTTGTAAGAACTTGACAGTTCAGCTTTTAGTTGGGGATTCTAGTATGTCTGTACTGGACAACAGACCTTCATgggttttttggtttgtttgtgttaCAGCAACACCATCAGAGTCTGATGACCCCATCCAAGGCCTCACCTACCTTTTTGGTAGAGAGAATGGCTAACATTAGGCACAGACGACAAGAGAGACACCCTGTGTGAGTTATAACCCAAAGTTGCTAAGATATTCCGTGTAATACAAAACCTTCTTTTAGTGAAACAGTTATCACAGCTTCAACAGCGTGAACAATATCTTAGTAGCTGTTACCCTggataaatgtattttacagttttaatgATAATCTGAGTGAGGCCCAATGCTTTGTTTGGGTGGAGTGAACTGCTGTGTTTAAATTTATTCTACACTGTGCATCTTAAGTATGGGTAGCCTAACCTGCTAGACTTCAGGCTTTTGTGTGAGCCTTATCGTTGCCTTAGAACTGGCAAGGGCAAAGACTTAAGTTCAGACTTCATTAGCACAAAGACCTCATTTGAGCTTGTAAGACCTGAgatggaatgaaaaccagagcAGCTATTCCTTGCGTGCCAAACAGTGGGGGTCAGTCCCATTTCAAGTCAGTCAGTTCATGAAAGTAGTTGAGATTCAGTTAATAAATATAAGTGTCCTCaggtcattttgaatttgaattaactCCTGGAATTAGCTGAGTTGAAATGGAATTGGCCCGAATACTGGCATCCAGGGCATCCCAAACTTGTGTTCAGTACTGATGGCTGCAGCCCCTGTGGCCTTGTGTTCTGATTGAAGGGAAGGCAATGTGGCCAAGGCCCGGCCGGTCACTTGGGAGCCATCGGAGGAGTTTGTGAAGAACAGCCATGTTATCAACACCCCTGTGCAGACCATGTACATCATGGGAGATCTAGGGCCCTATGGGAGGTGAGTCAATCTCCAGCAAAGCTCTCCTAACAGCGCGCTGCGCTTCTTGATGCTTAAAAGATCTAACCATGATTTTGGGCCATGAATGTCCTCTGTGGAAGCATACGCTCTGAGGAACTGCGTGACTTGACTTCCTGTGCTGCTGTTCAGGTGATGGTATAGTGATTGTTGAGCAGTTGTTGGTCCTTGCGTTTTGCAGATTGGGTCAGAAAGAGAATGAGCAtgtgctgtgtactgtgaaAGCTGACAGCAATGGAGTCATCACAGTCAAGCCTGACTTTAACAACAGTAAAGGGGCCTATAGGTAAGCAGTCAATTCTACTTAAATTTTCATAACAATACATATCAAATATGTTACAGTCACAGTGTATTGTGACTTTTTTGCTGTATATGTTCCTTATAGTGTATGGATGTTGTAATCAAATAGTCATTCGTATTTTGCGTTTTATTTCTTATGAGTCATGGAGCAACTAAAATGGATTGAAAATTACAATGCCAGAATGGGAGTAGTCCATTATTctatatttgtttctttttactCTCTATTGTCACTTTGTCCTTTTATTTTGATAGTGCTtcaaacaatgtatttttaaatgaagtttaaTTCTGTTATTGAATGTGGAGGATGTACAGCAGAGGAGTGTGGGGTGTTGAGACTGTCAGTGTGCCCTGACCCAGGCTGGAGACGGAGGGGGAGAAGCGGGAGGTGTGGCGCCTCACCCTGGATAACGCGTCTGCGGGCATCAgtcaggaggagaaggagcgaGAGCAGCGCATGTACAAAGACGTGAGTTCTGGGTGGCAGACTCCGCCTCCATGAGCATCATACAGGGTATGCGCTGTTTTATTGGTTTAATCTGAgactgtattcataaagcatcttgGATCAGGTTTCCCATGGCCATATCCTGAccttatccattatgagctGAGAGGCAAAAACTGATCCGAGATCAGCGGAGGGGTTTTGAGGGGTTTTATGAATACAAGCCTTGCTCTTTCTTCCCCTCAGCTCTACGTTCGTCACAAAGACTACCTCAACAGCCTAGTTGGCCAAGACTTTGAAATGGTATGTATTTTctgaatattcaaataaaaattttgcaaaaataaaaacatttttcatctttttttctcccaatttggaatcaGCGAATGTGTTTCGCTCTCGTGTAGCTGCTGTACAGAgaacactgcagctgaagcgCTCGTATGAGAAAAGTGCCCATTTTCTCAAAGCTCCTTCCTGAATAAATCACACAGGAGCCCATAAAGCATTCTGTTTTAAGTCTATACCAGAGCAGGGAAAACCCAGATGAATATTAAATACACTTTTCATTTCGCTATTCTCTATTGCTCAATTTAGAAAATTCCTTGGATGCTTGAACcctgtattattatttcatcAACTTATATTTCCAGTGCCAACGCTGCCTTCCAAAGCAATGTTTAATTCAAAGTTGTGATGTCCGTCAGATTTTATTCTCCTTCAAGGTTATATTAATTCTGTGCTATAAGTTTTAGAATTAAACATGCCATAAAGGATTACTCTGTCAGAGGGCATTACAGTCGGGTTTCATCATCTTTATTGCTCTCTCCACAAGCCTCCCCCTGGGATTCTCCGCCTACTAGTGAACGGAGAAATAGGTGAGTGTAGTCAGAAGGATTTTGCCGGAACTCTGCTttcctggggttttttttatttttgaattaaaaattttttaaaacaaattttgccCATGTAAACCCTCAGAAGTTCCTTAATTTGATGCCCCTGCCTTTGCCTGTTTTGCAGTGTCAGCCAAGGGTTACGAGTATGACGACCTGTACATACACTTCTTCTTGGAGTTACCCAACAGTAAGTCACTCCTGTGCTGCAGAGCCACCTCACACTGTAGAGCCACAAGTGACCCGCATCTTGTAATGGGAGGTTTCATGAAACTAAAAAGGGGAGGAAAAACTACCACATGGTGTGAGTCTCTGATTTTAACCAATTATTTTCCCTTGCTGTGAATGGCAAAAGCATTTTGATTTGTTATCCagtgtttgtttcagtgattgacagcttatTGTAACCCCGCCCATTAAGCAGCAGATGAGGCCTGAGTTTCCTGTTGCCACCCACTTCTCCACACTGGATAGTTATTCTGCGGACATTATTTAGTGTTGAATTCTCTCACGTTGTGTTGAATTTTTGTCTCTCGGACATCTTTAAGTGGCTTAACATTCACCCGGTGTGTCTGTTTCATCTAGACTGGTCCAATCTGCCTTACCAGTCTCTCTCCGGAGTCACACAGACCTGTCGCACCCGCTCCCTTGGCAAGGTACAAAACCAGGGTGTTAGATCCAGTCTGCCCGGGACTATTCCTGATGGGCCTCAATCCTGATGGCCTCTTTCTGTCCTCTTGATGTAATTACTAATAATGGAACTGAAAATTCTGACAGGGTTTGGTTTAGGCAGCAATTAGTTGACTTGCCTCACTGAGTGATTTTGGCCCCTGTGTGTGGCTCTCTTTACTTCAGAAAAGGGGCAGTGCGTACATTTTaacattctttcttttctccagGAAAATGTCGCTTTCTTCTCTTACCCTTTCAACTTTGAGGCGTTCTTCAGGAAAGAGGACGAGACGGAAGGTGAGACCGCTCTACAGCCTTtgctaaaaaaacattttcggTTATTACAAAGCCGCACAAGCGCACCTTCCGTCTGCTGGTGAATGACCAAATGGGGACATTAATGCTTCTCATTTAGTTTTAGTCAGGGAACTGTGACCTAAAGATGGGGTTTGGGGTCTCATTCGGTGTTCAACACTGTGGTATCTCTATGTGTCTTAGTGTATGTAATGTG is from Anguilla anguilla isolate fAngAng1 chromosome 9, fAngAng1.pri, whole genome shotgun sequence and encodes:
- the mks1 gene encoding Meckel syndrome type 1 protein, with the translated sequence MADCWSTDTGEAVYRSRDAVKNLKIRVRIQRVTSTAVLSQQLQQQVSAQQERGVIELDTFSSQGRPAGDHGDDEEEQVVGWQEKLFSQFEVDFFRMESVCQSPLDRQYHGEVTALERAGGRRNRRIFTYTDYDRFTNLDEQHHQSLMTPSKASPTFLVERMANIRHRRQERHPVEGNVAKARPVTWEPSEEFVKNSHVINTPVQTMYIMGDLGPYGRLGQKENEHVLCTVKADSNGVITVKPDFNNSKGAYRLETEGEKREVWRLTLDNASAGISQEEKEREQRMYKDLYVRHKDYLNSLVGQDFEMPPPGILRLLVNGEIVSAKGYEYDDLYIHFFLELPNNWSNLPYQSLSGVTQTCRTRSLGKENVAFFSYPFNFEAFFRKEDETEESLPQWPVLYFEVLSLDFWQRYRAEGYGYLVIPATPGCHTLTCSTWRPLQSGTVAELRRFFIGGAPELEDSSYARVPGTFKGDRLSRFGFRTETTGSVTFTLHCIQHARAFVDASSLKKRRQTVLDQLGGFSQQGSVYNVLEAFQRARRRMQEARESLPRDLINTAATLTPESTA